The Megalobrama amblycephala isolate DHTTF-2021 linkage group LG1, ASM1881202v1, whole genome shotgun sequence genome segment CAAATAAAATCCTGTTGTTTCTTTTCATCCTCAGTTAATGGTGAAGGTGCAGTTGGAGATCTGAGGATCGTCGTCTTTTCCTCTGAATTCATCTTCACTTTAATTCTGATGGTTTTAATGGTATTTGAACCCTGTGAGTATAACCTGAACTTAAAGACAATTCAATTCATCACATTCACTTCAGCTGTTTTGATGCCtctcatattttcatattaaaatatgaccACATATGTGACCAATCATCTGTCTTTTCAGGGAATAAATGATCAGTTTTGTGTTGTGATGATTGAATGTCACATGTGTGTTTATTGACTGTGATCTTCAGTCTAATTCACTGACAGATGCTCacagtttacagcagaaaaacacTCATTATAACTCATTCACAGCCAGCGTTTCACTGCTGTTTATTGTGGTCTTTGAGGACATTATTAAAGATATTTCTGCTGTTGTTATAATGATAATGACTCATATTGACTCTAAAAAACTGAATCCCTCAATCTTCAACACTCACTGAACACATTAAACTGATTCAGATGTATCTAGACTGGATATTTGATGGTTTACATCTATTATCCAGTCTGACATGTTCTGAATCTGAATAATCCTGTAAATCTCTTTTCCTCCTCTGTCTCTGAACTCACAGGGATCAAACCATGTCTGGAGTCATGTCAGGTTAGTGTcatatttaatgtatattacattttattaattcacTTGATGTTAAAGGTGCACTCAGTGATTTCTGTTCATGTTTCTCTGACTGAAGTCTTcatacagacacacatcagtgtgacacagcatcacacacaagccaatgtaataatatttagttataaaaataaaaagtatttgttcagtacagctCTGTCAGAAACACATTTAGCGTAGATCTATGTAATTGATCTGTCTTGTCGTGAACACAGAAGGCAATAAAGTCTCGTCGAACTCCAGCCGCTGGATCACAGGATCAGGAATCTCAGGTCAGTGTCAGAATTATAGTGGATTTGAACACTTTTCTCTGGAGATGTCGTGTTTCtcaatcctgctcctgaagAACATCAGCACTTTATCTGACACAAACCACTTCAGATAATTACagacatgttcggttcacttagttttgtcgtggtCACAAGATATTCATTGGTGGTCACGTGATAAGTTGTGGCCTCGAGATCCTGTGTTGAGGGAACGATATCtatttctcatggccacgagTTCCAACCTGGAAATATCAGAAATGCATAGACCAGAggtctccaaactcggtcctgcagagttcagctccaaccccaattaaacactcCTGAACAGCTAATCAATGTCTAATATCTACAGAACAGTACAGAGTACAGAACAGTTTCTCTTAAAGCTCGGTGCCAAAGCGCGTAGCGTTTTCAGAGAAACACGTGATCAAGGAAAAACAAAGCCTCACTTTCTTTCTAGTCACGTGAATGCTTCACTTTTGTGTCGTAATGTTTGAACCCAGATCAGTTCTCTACGGGTTTATGGAAGTTCAGGTccatttactaatatattttaatataagcCTATAGTCTATATTACATGATCATATATTCTGCCATATAAACAGTATGAAACTATAAAATAATTAGAGCATCATTTAccacttaatttgtgttattataaatactaatttaatttattgcaaCACTTTAATATGTGAATTGTATTATCAGAAAACAATTTGGACTGTTTGACACTCCTGATGCTTCAAATCTTTTCCTGAAACAATCAGAGAAAAGCTTCAAAGATTCAAGAGGCTTTATTTCTCCTTCCCTACAGGGAATCTTCAAAGAATTTGCCGTGTACATTTTTATCTATATCATCCAACagtcttttaaatccattcactgattgtttatttttattttatatatattttattattatcattattattattaggcctattggttaaatgtttttattcagtgtAATGGATttgcggtaacactttacaataaggttaatttgttaacatgaacaaacaatgaacaactgtattttcattaacattaatgaagatTAGGAAATACAGTaactgtaaatgtaaatgtatttctcatggttagttcatgttagttaatacattaactaatgtttaattaatgaaccttattactggatttgctttattttccccTTTATTTCCAGTTTCTCTTGACCTTAATCTATCTTAATTGTAACTCTAATCTATCTTACATATTCTTTTATCATGTATTGATAATAACAAACTTCATTTGAATGGCAACATCGCATTTTAAAACGGTAATATATCGTTCTCTCAACATAGGATCTCGAGGCCACGACATGAGGATATACTATATACTAAAGTTATCAGCAGCAGGTCATGTGACTTAGAAGCATTTGCTGTTTTTAAGTTAAAGGATTTTACGTTTCCATGTGGTAAAACTGTTCAAATGAGGAGactccaggagcaggactgaGAAACACTTCTGTGATACTGTTGAAAACACGTGTTAAAACATGTCTTATTCTGAACCCAGAATGCAGCAGCTTCTGATGAACCTCCAGCCGCTGGATCAAACCAGAACCAGAACACAGCAGAATCACATGAGATGAATCCTCTACTGAATAAACAAAACCAAGAAACTCAGCTGGATTCAGTGGTTTCACAAACATGATCAACAATCAGACAAAAACACTCCTGAGACAGTGATTTAAGAGTTCAGTCTCGTTCTTCATTTGTTATTGAGGACGTTTTTTATAATGTATGTTTTGTAAATATCTGTAAATATATGCAGGATGTTTAACTGTCGCTGCACTTTGTATTCATATAACAGTGATTTGCTTTAATAACTAATTCTAGCTGTAAACCAACTTCAACAGTAAACTGAGACTCTTCAAGATCAACAAAGAGAAATCAGTGTTATGATTTTTGAGGACTGGTCTCAGTTCAGGATCATGACGTCAGTAAATGTTCAGTTCAGGGTCTCTTACACCCTTCAGAAACACTGAGACTGATATTCACACCTTGAGCAGATCCTTCATCATGATCGCAGCAGTTTGTATTTCTacaatgtttaaattattaaatattgctTTAAGATCAACGTTAGCTGCTGATTCTGTCATTATCAGTCCGTTCAGACACTCAACAGCCACAAACACAAGTGAACTTCAGTAAAGCTCAATCCATCACCTCTACTAGACATGAAGAAGATATTAATGCTCATAATAATACAGCTGAAAACATCCTGACAGAGCCGACAGCACCTGTACACACAACACAGACATCAATGCTCATAATACAGATGAAAAACATTCATATACTGTATGACAAGATTGATCAGAACATCATTTCTGGAGTTCAAACACATGAAATACAGCATTTGCCTTCCTGAATGTCTTCAGTACAGCAGTCAGAAAACCATCAGCAGAAGTCCAGATCATTCCCTATGAGCAAAGATTAAAGAGGAGGAACAACAGTTTATTCTCCTCATGATGTTGAATATGGTTCAGTCATATCAAAACTTGATGGAGTTGTTGTTACCTTCCTTCATCTATATCTGTCATTTCTAATGGCGATCAAAACATGTTGGATTCTTTATATGGAAAACAAAATGAGAGATTTTGCTAAATGTCCacctattgtttatattttgtgtAACATTGTGCTTTATTTCATATgatgtaaatgtataaaataaatgtaaatgtttgtaaatgGCAGTAAAACTAACTTTGACTACTCTTACTGTTACTGCAGTACATAGTGTGTGTTGCACACAGTATACAGAACATCAAGAAGACTTTCTATATGAGCAATAAACTGTATGGAaatactgtatcccacaattcaATGCTTTTTACTTGATTTTCCATTTCCATTGTGATCAAAGAACCACAAAACCAACATGATTTCTTCTCCTGAGGCTGAGCCTGGTTgatacctggatgggagacctcctgggaaaactaggttgctgctggaagaggtgttagtgaggccagcagggggtgctaaccctgtggtctgtgtgggtcctaacgccccagtatagtgatggggacactatactgtcaaaaaaagcaccgtccttcggatgagacgttaaaccgaggtcctgactctctgcggtcattaaaaatcccaggatgtcctttgaaaagagtaggggtgtaaccccagcatcctggccaaatttgcccattggtctctgtccatcatggcctcctaatcatccccatatactgattggcttcatcactctgtctcctctccaccaatcagctggtgtgtggtgggcgttctggctcaatatggctgccgtcgcatcatccaggtgatGCTGCACATtagtggtggttgaggagattcccccttccatGTAAAGCGCTGAGttcccagaaaagcgctatataaatgtaacaaattaattaaatagaaCTGCTTGCAGGAAACTAATGAAATTTGGTACACAGGTAGAGGACAATCTCAACATTAACCACAGCAAATTTGGAGTTTCTAACTCAAACTAGTGGTCAGGAGATATGAGAAAtgccaaattttcttataatttatgaatggtttggccaaaaatcataAGACTGGTGTCTTTAGAGGCGGATCATCATTccgtcgaatgatatccaatttttccATCTCTGCCATTTTGGATTTTGTCATAAAATGCTATATGTTATGAACACAATAACTTTTGGTTAGTTTTGCCTATTGTCATGAGACTGGTCTTGATAGATTCCTTGGAtcatattatgtaacagtgcCACCTGTTGGTTGGGTTGGGAATCAAAATCGTTTCCAATTCTGAATTCGgatatttaaaggaacactccactttttttgaaaatgggctcattttccaactcccctagagttaaacagttgagttttaccgttttcaaatccatttagccgatctccgggtctggcggtaccgcttttagcatagcttagcatagttcattgaatctgattagaccgttagcatcttgctcaaaaaatgaccaaagagtttctatatttttcctatttaaaacttgactcttctgtatgtacatcatgtactaagaccgacggaaaatgaaaagttgtaggccaatatggctaggaactacaCTCTCATACCAGCgcaataatcaaggaactttgctgccataCCATGAGTGCAGCGGGCGCAATGATACTACGCAGCGtctctgtttatgttcagttaattcactttaatggcaatgaaaatgacctattaattgacattaaagtgaaatgacagaacctaaacatacaagcttgataaaaatgctcattttagaagaaaatatcagacggcacttagaggtttttgcatctgaactcttcatttacaaatatcactaaaaatatcatgatatcatggatcgcTCCGTCTGCCATTTTTGCTATTGTCATTGATTGCATGCTTCACAGTACCTGCAGAGCATCTGATGTttcggctgtgcagctccacGACGTTAATACTGAACATGAACACCCAGAACAGTCTCTGGAGTCTAATATGGCCCATCTAGatgtctttttttgtgttataaaGCAGATTTATCATTTCATATTCATCGGCACAGTGTGTAAGTCATTATTACACAAGACAAACAGGACAGAGCAGTGACAAACAATGAACCATTAAACCAAATGATATTGTGAAGGTTTTCACAAATTAGTCACTATCCAAAATCCAAATGATTTTGCATTGACGcagactgtgttttttttttggaagaagaagaagaagaagaagaaggaaaaAAGGCCATTCCTGACGACTTATAAAGAAAGAGTAGTTTCTGCTGCACTGGGTTGAAAATTTAGGAAATATTACCGTACTTTACTTTTGAGTTGTTTGGTTGTTCATTCAACAAATATCTGAATTAACAGTTAAATCCTCCAAACACCAGAGAGATGAAAACGTGCCGTCTGCTCCTGATATGATGAGCTCATgatctgtcattaatgtttatttgtgaaGGTCTTGTTCTTGTTCACAGAGAATAAAGTTCATCCTGCTGTTCATCTTCTGTTTCTCTGATGGCAGCATAAGTCACTGTATGATCCTGAAAGAACAGGTTCTGTCCATtaatattgattattattattattattattattattattattagagcaCAAGCTTCATTCATCTGAGAGTCAAACTCATTTCAGCAGCATATAAATGAGAGAAgatgagtgattttctctgaaTAGGACTCGTCAGTGGACAGTGATGAAGAACAAGGGAAAGTGCTGGTATCTACTCACATTCACCGATTTTACTGCCTTTATATTGGAGGAAGTActtatatgaatataataatcatTAATATACAATAAAACAGTATCAAAAGAccttaatgtaaaaataagttTGAAAAACACACCATGATTTTGTGATCTGACTGCAGTAGATGAAACAGCAGAGCAGAAGTGCAGATGCAGAAATACAGAGAATCAACACCATTATGTGTGAAACCTGAGAAACACAGAGAATATTTAGTGCCAATAATACTGCAGTCAGTTTTCACACTAAACACAgtcaaacacagcaaatatGATCCTCACTTATTTGACACACAACGTCGAGTGAGTGACAGAAAGTGAACTGGAATCTGAACTGACTCtatgtaaaaatatatgttaatatgtaataattttgcagaaaaatatcccaaaaccactaggccagtattatataatttgttcacttgagtacttacaatatccaaATGTTTGccactatttgtaaatcgtgagaaaattgcaattttagccAAGGCTCCAGGAAGTGTGAGGAGttgcctgtcaatggcgtcatactcgcgttaccctcggtttccggtttattttgtagaaaccatggaaacccTAAAGACGCTTTAATttattacacgttttaatagacaagggaacaactgttttgatatatttatagacagaaaactatttttaatttttaatttgaaagtgcaatgtgtaatatttctgtccgctagaggtcgctagaagcctatccAGAGGagtgaaatgtgtttctggtaTGAATAATACACATAAGATAGGAGTCATGTGACAGTTTCAGTCTCATCAGGCTTCCTTTACGATCCCACATGGAGGTTTTCCAGTCTGTGTTGCTATCTCTCCTGAAGCTACAGCAGAAAATCTAATTCTGAGGtaagaaagttaaaaaaaaataacaagatAATATTTTGTTTAGTACCGTTGTAGATAATGTTGTATGAGTTATATCAGGTCAAACTGTAGTTTCTCTAGTAAAGAATCGTGTATCAACCTCCTGCCAATTTCAAAGCACCATGCTAATACAGCTAGCTAAACAATGGGTGACAGTGGCGGGGTAGGTTGTAACACGTGTTTTAAAATTGTTACAACCATCCCCTTATATACAACTAAgaacatttttgtgattttaataattttacagaATGCCTAGAACTTGGGTGAGAAAAACAGATCATGGAGTCGATGCCAGTCTTTTAAAAAGAGCAGCAGAGCAAGTTAGGAAAGGAAAGTCTGTTAGGGCAGTGGCAAAATCCCATGGAATCTGCCATGTAACCTTGAACAGATATTGGCAGAAATATAAAGAACTGAAAGACCAGGGATCGAGGGACCTTCCTCGTGTAGGATACTACAGTCCTCACCAGGTCTTCACCAGGGAGCAGGAGGAGACTTTGTCACAGTATATAAGCCAGGCAGCCGATATATACTATGGGCTAACTCCACGTGAGGTGAGCATGATGGATAAGCGTCTTGAGAACAGGGTAGAAAAGGCAAGATTCAAGACCTCTTAATGTGTATTAGACCTTTCATACAAACTCAATTTAATGTTtgtgaatgatgaataaaatatttaaaatcagGTAAAAGTTAAACAAATACCAACACATACATTTagacaatttttaaaaaatgtgtgtcCCTACTCAGACATCATGTTATGATTTCTTTTAGGTCAGAAAGTTTGCCTATCAACTCGCGGTGGAATTCAACATACAGCATCCACAAACCTGGGATGAGAAGAAAATGGCGGGGCCTGATTGGTTTAGCTCGTTTATGAAGCGGAACCCCAGACTTTCAGTGAGGAGTCCACAGGCAACTAGCCTTTCAAGAGCTACCAGTTTTAATCGTGCTAATGTGGAACTCTTCTTCAGTCAACTGGGGGAGGTGATTGATAAAAATGGGTTTGATGGCAGTGACATATGGAATGTCGACGAAACCGGTGTGACAACTGTCCAGGCACCATCCCGAGTCGTAGCACGCTGGGGTATGAAGCAGGTTGGTGCCATGACATCGGGGGAGAGGGGCACACTTGTTTCAGTTGCATATGCTGTGCAAGCTCTGGGGAATACCATTCCTCCATTCTTTGTGTTCCCTTGTAGGAATTTTAAAGATCACTTTGTTCAGAGCGGGCCATTGGGGAGTGCAGGAAGAGCTAATTCATCAGGCTGGATGCAGGAAGAGGATTTCCTATCATTCCTCGTTCACTTTGTGAAGCATACAAAGGTCAGTCCAGAAAGAAAGGTGTTGCTCCTGCTTGATAACCACTCTTCCCACATCTCTGTGAGAGCTGTGGATTTTTGCAAAGGCCATGGAATTGTACTACTTACGTTTCCACCACATTGCAGCCATAAACTCCAACCACTTGATCGTAGTGTGTTTGGTCCGTTTAAAAGGATGGTGAATTCGGCGAGCGATGACTGGATGAGGGGAAATCCAGATAAAACTATGAGTATTTACGACATTCCAGGCATTGTGAGGATCGCCCTGCCTACAGCCGCAACACAGAAAAACATACAGGCCGGCTTCCAGTGTACAGGCATATGGCCATACAATTGTAAAATTTTTCAGGACTGTGACTTTGCGCTTTCTCAAGTCACAGATCGTCCTGATCCGTCTGGGGCTCTTCAACAGAACTCCTCTCCATCTCACCTGCCACCCGGCTCCTCTCCTCCTTACCTGCCGCCCGGCTCCTCTCCAGCTCACCTGTTGCCCGGCTCCTCTCCAGATCACCTCTCGCCCGGCTCCTCACTATCTCACCTGCCGCTCGGCTCCTCGCTATCTCATCTGCCGCCCATCTCCTCTCCTCCTTACCTGCCGCCCGGCTCCTCTCCAGCTCACCTGCCGCCCGGCTCCTCTCTATCTCACTTACCACCCGGCTCCTCTCTATCTCACCTGCCGCTCGGCTCCTCGCTATCTCATCTGCCGCCCATCTCCTCTCCTCCTTACCTGCCGCCCGGCTCCTCTCCAGCTCACCTGCCGCCCGACTCCTCTCTATCTCACCTGCCGACTGGCTCCTCCTTACCTGCCGCCCGGCTCCTCTCCAGCTCACCTGCCACCCGGCTCCTCTCCAGCTCACCTGCCACCCGGCTCCTCTCCAGCTCACCTGCCGCCCGACTCCTCTCTATCTCACCTGCCGACTGGCTCCTCCTTACCTGCCGCCCGGCTCCTCTCCAGCTCACCTGCCGCCCGGCTCCTCCCTATCTCACCTGCCAACCGGCTCCTCCTTACCTGCCGCTCGGCTCCTCTCCAGCTCACCTGCCACCCGGCTCCTCTCCAGCTCACCTGCCACCCGGCTCCTCTCCTCCTTACCTGCCGCCCGGCTCCTCTCCAGCTCACCTGCCACCCGGCTCCTCTCCAGCTCACCTGCCACCCGGCTCCTCTCCAGCTCACCTGCCGCCCGGCTCCTCTCTATCTCACCTGCCAACCGGCTCCTCCTTACCTGCCGCTCGGCTCCTCTCCAGCTCACCTGCCACCCGGCTCCTCTCCAGCTCACCTGCCACCCGGCTCCTCTCCAGCTCACCTGCCACCCGGCTCCTCTCCAGCTCACCTGCCACCCGGCTCCTCTCCTCCTTACCTGCCGCCCGGCTCCTCTCCTCCTTACCTGCCGCCCGGCTCCTCTCCAGCTCACCTGTTGCCCGGCTCCTCTGTTAATTtgctctcactcacacacacacacacacacacacacactcatatgaATGTGCACGTAcagacatgcacacacaaatgTACACGTGTGcatgcacaaaaacacacaatatgCTCATACACTCCCCATATTCACACATATTTTATTGTTGCAgccattcatttaaaataaaactgttgTTGTGGCATATCACTTGGAGTAACCttattttttgtgcattttgtcTACCTGTTACAACTTACCCCAGTATGTGTTACAACCTACCCCAGTAATGGGGTAGGTTGTAACAAAGGACCACCTTGTATTTGTCATCATCTCACAAAGTCTGTGACATAGTTGAATAAATTTAAATTGTTGCCATTTGTAGTAGACAAATGTGGGTACTTTGCCTAAAAGTTTCAGATGTGTAGCCTAAAAAAAAGGTAGTTTTAGGTGCTGAAGAAAAAAGTGTTACAACCATACCCGGTCTCCCCTAAATGAGAAAGACATGTCAACACCTAAATATATAGTCTCcgattaaagtgaaataattttcaattgtttgttttttaagagTTTTAAGGGTCCTATTGCATTAGGAagctataaaacaaaacttttttttttttacttaattacATTATTGAGGTATTAATGTGAGGAAtacatgtcttttttttttttttattaatgtctcCCGTAGCTATTCTTATAACACATAGGCATATAATGGTTACATTTATTAGTGATCAGAGATTCCCTAAGAGATTGTTTCATATATACAAGCTttacacaataataaaaaaatgtaacttttaataaataaaaggaaaGACAGAAGAGGGGAATAAAAACATAAAGTCTACGTCAGCCTATCAGCAATCATCAGCAGTACTGAGATCAAAACATTTAGATACATCTTCagatgtaaataaaaataaataaataaaaaagagtCATGTCTGCTATAAAAGATGGTAATTTTTAGTGGCACTCACTAATGTTCATAAGCTGTGTCGACAGAGCAACTTTTACTTTGATTTCTTACTTTCACCTTTAAACTGCCGTGAGGGTCGAGTCATGTGATCAGATATATTGATAACTTGACTTCAGGCTAGAAATATCTAAAGCGAAGCTCATCAAACAAAGAGCAAATACTCATATAATATATTAGGTGTGTCGTCATAAATGTGCATGGAGAAACTACTATTCCCATGATGCACTGTTCTGCTTATGAGGTAATGAAAGAAACAGCAACATCCGTGTCAACAGTTACATTGTTGGACATCATTTCTTTATGTTATGTGAAAGATACTCTGCATTTATAGTTCTTTTCAGCTTGAAGACGGTAAACTGACATTATAGCTTTGCAATTACACTTAAGTTTGTGAATTATTTGTGAATAGATTTCTCTCTGTTAAAACTAGAAGGAATGTTTTGATATATCGATCTGAAATCAATCTTTAGATTTCACAAATGTCTCTGGAATAAACAGAATTCATACTTTCAATAGCAATCACAATGTGTCATATCTGTCCATTATTAGTAAATGCTATGGAGCATGTCTTTGGGTTGCTTGAAAACCTATGAAAACCTCAAATCATGTGGACCGAACTGCAGATATTGAGAACACagagataaaaaaatcaataaactaCATCAGACTTTTCTTGAAAGGGTCACATGAGCAAGActgagaaacaaacaaaactgaaatagtCTAACCAACAAGGACAAACTGAATGCTAACCTAGTGTTAGTTTGATTGTTTCTATTGTTCTCCTCGTTTATCAGTTGCTTTGAATAAAatcatctgctaaatgattatTACTGACTAACAAAACAGAACaggaaacaaaaaacaaaaacaaacagcataATGTATTTGAGCGTGGCTCCCTCTAGTGgacaacagtaatattgtggacTTCAATTATATGCTTTAACAATTAGTTGAATTTTCAACTTCCATTTTGTAGCTAAGCagtaattttacattattatataacttgttatttaacaattacaTTCAGTCCCGCATTAACAATGTATTTCAGTAAGTTAGACTAATGACTTCCTTCCTGATCACCTGATGCAGACGACCATTTAAAACTGAAAGTAAAGAGTAAGTGAAAGTAAAACTGATCCGCGGACATTTCACGAACATGATCGAGCTCCCGTCAGCGGAACAtctatatttgtaattatttatagCTGAAGGACATAATTGTTTTGGTGTAATGTAGCATTTGAAGATGCTCAAGACGAACTGTGTTTTGGTGTCAGTCCTGCTGATGATCGCTGATGGTATGTACAGGCTATTAttagcgctctctctctctcttcaacaaaactatttttaatggtcagttctttatttatttccatttctaaactattgtatatattatttgGGTTCAAGGCCCCTAAATCATGGCTGCCCTTCGTCGTGCTTCTTTATAAGACTTTATGCGGCCTATAAAGTCGTCAAAATGGCCAATAGCCTATCAGTATCTTAGCGAAAGTGCATTTCTTCATGttttcttccattcaaaaagttgcaTCATATGTGAGGTTAGCATGCTCCTGCTCAGAAGGGTTAAGTGCTGTGTGAGTGCAGGCCAGCGGGGGAGTGAGGAGGGGGGACAATCGCGCTCGGGCTCGGTTCAATGCAGCCACGCCTAGTGCTGACAAATGGCTGTCTGGAAACATTGCCAAATATAAATTAACATATTCAGATCAGACCAGTGCCTCTTGACAAATTAAGAAAAAAGCgctataaataaaggtgacttgacttggcaaATTTTGTTTACTGTAAacaatatgcatttttttttctgtaactacATGATCTGGATGCTGTTCTCCATTTTTTGatgtagtgtctaatgaatAATCTGCTTAAATTATTGACTGATGTGTGTTTGATCTGAAAGCAATGTTTGATTTTGAGAACAGGTAAAATGGTTTGATTTTGCCAGAAGAGTCAGGGGTTTTGTGAATATAGTTTGAAGATGtggttttgtgtttaatgttgtgagAAAATGGGTGATGGTTTCCAATAAACGTGTcttagcaattgtgaaaaactgtaaaactaaGCTTGCTGTTTACGCCACTCTCCCACATCTCAGATC includes the following:
- the LOC125278459 gene encoding uncharacterized protein LOC125278459 isoform X1 translates to MPRTWVRKTDHGVDASLLKRAAEQVRKGKSVRAVAKSHGICHVTLNRYWQKYKELKDQGSRDLPRVGYYSPHQVFTREQEETLSQYISQAADIYYGLTPREVRKFAYQLAVEFNIQHPQTWDEKKMAGPDWFSSFMKRNPRLSVRSPQATSLSRATSFNRANVELFFSQLGEVIDKNGFDGSDIWNVDETGVTTVQAPSRVVARWGMKQVGAMTSGERGTLVSVAYAVQALGNTIPPFFVFPCRNFKDHFVQSGPLGSAGRANSSGWMQEEDFLSFLVHFVKHTKVSPERKVLLLLDNHSSHISVRAVDFCKGHGIVLLTFPPHCSHKLQPLDRSVFGPFKRMVNSASDDWMRGNPDKTMSIYDIPGIVRIALPTAATQKNIQAGFQCTGIWPYNCKIFQDCDFALSQVTDRPDPSGALQQNSSPSHLPPGSSPPYLPPGSSPAHLLPGSSPDHLSPGSSLSHLPLGSSLSHLPPISSPPYLPPGSSPAHLPPGSSLSHLPPGSSLSHLPLGSSLSHLPPISSPPYLPPGSSPAHLPPDSSLSHLPTGSSLPAARLLSSSPATRLLSSSPATRLLSSSPAARLLSISPADWLLLTCRPAPLQLTCRPAPPYLTCQPAPPYLPLGSSPAHLPPGSSPAHLPPGSSPPYLPPGSSPAHLPPGSSPAHLPPGSSPAHLPPGSSLSHLPTGSSLPAARLLSSSPATRLLSSSPATRLLSSSPATRLLSSSPATRLLSSLPAARLLSSLPAARLLSSSPVARLLC
- the LOC125278459 gene encoding uncharacterized protein DKFZp434B061-like isoform X2, producing the protein MAGPDWFSSFMKRNPRLSVRSPQATSLSRATSFNRANVELFFSQLGEVIDKNGFDGSDIWNVDETGVTTVQAPSRVVARWGMKQVGAMTSGERGTLVSVAYAVQALGNTIPPFFVFPCRNFKDHFVQSGPLGSAGRANSSGWMQEEDFLSFLVHFVKHTKVSPERKVLLLLDNHSSHISVRAVDFCKGHGIVLLTFPPHCSHKLQPLDRSVFGPFKRMVNSASDDWMRGNPDKTMSIYDIPGIVRIALPTAATQKNIQAGFQCTGIWPYNCKIFQDCDFALSQVTDRPDPSGALQQNSSPSHLPPGSSPPYLPPGSSPAHLLPGSSPDHLSPGSSLSHLPLGSSLSHLPPISSPPYLPPGSSPAHLPPGSSLSHLPPGSSLSHLPLGSSLSHLPPISSPPYLPPGSSPAHLPPDSSLSHLPTGSSLPAARLLSSSPATRLLSSSPATRLLSSSPAARLLSISPADWLLLTCRPAPLQLTCRPAPPYLTCQPAPPYLPLGSSPAHLPPGSSPAHLPPGSSPPYLPPGSSPAHLPPGSSPAHLPPGSSPAHLPPGSSLSHLPTGSSLPAARLLSSSPATRLLSSSPATRLLSSSPATRLLSSSPATRLLSSLPAARLLSSLPAARLLSSSPVARLLC